The genomic interval GTAGCGGCGCGGCCGCCCCGCACCCGCCCAGCCGCGGGGCCGCCTCCGGCATGCGGAGCTGCAAGATGGTGCGGGTGGCCAGCGTGCTGGGGCTCGTCATGCTCAGCGTGGCGCTGCTCATCCTGTCCCTCATCAGCTACGTCTCGCTCAAGAAGGACAACATCTTCGGGGCGCCCCGCGCCGCCGGGCCCCGCATGTACATGTTCCACGCGGGATTCCGGTGAGGCGCGGCCCGCCATGgcggcccgggcccggcccggccgggcaGCGAggggggcgcggagcggggccggaCGGCGCCGGGAGCGGCCACCGCAAGGGCCGGGCTGCGGGGAGGCGGGCGGGGGCACCGGCACGGCCACGGCACGGCcacggcgcggcggcggcgccgggcgctctCCGTGGTGCTgatggcggcggccgcgggggcggGTCGGGCTCGGCCGGTAACGGGCTGCGGGTCTGTGGGGGTCTGTGTGTGTGGtttgtgtgtgcacgtgtgctgTGTGCTTGCGTGGGCGTCTCTGTGTCTGCGGGGGTGTCCTCATGGGTGCTGCACGCATGTCTCTATGTGtctccatgtgtgtgtgtgggtgtctcCATGTGTGTCGCCATGGCTGCGCACGGGTGTCTCCATGTGTGTGCATGAGTGTCTCCATGTATGTGCGTGGGTGTCCCCATGTCTATCCGTGGGTGTCTCCATGTGTGTGCCTCCATGTGTCCCCATGTGTGTGCATGGCTGCCTCTGTGTCTCCATGCATTCCTATGTCGGTGCATGGATGTCTCCATGTGTGTAAGTTGCTGTCTCTGTGTCTCCATGTGTCCCCATGCATGTGCATGAATGTCTCCATGTGTGTACATGACTGTCTCTGTGTCTCCATGTGTGTACATGTGTGTGCATGGCTGTCTCTGTGTCTCCATGTGTGTACATGTGTGTGCATGGGTATCTCTGTGTCTCCATGTGTTCCCATGTATGTACATGTATGTATCTCTGTGTCTCCACGTGTGTACATATGTGAAAATTGCTGTCTCTATGACTCCACGTGTCCCCATGTGTGTGCATGGGTATCTCTGTATCTCCATGTGTGTACGTGTGTGTGCATGGCTGTCTCTATGACTCCATGTGTCCCCATGTGTGTGCATGTTTTGGCGCCTGTGCCCACCTGCAGGTCTCAGTTCGCACTGAAGTTCCTGGACCCCTCGTTCGTGCCCCTCACCAACTCCCTGGGCCAAGAGCTGCAGGACAAGCCCTCCAAGTGGGTGTTCAACCGGAGCGCCTTTGCCCACCAGAGGTGAGCCAGCACCTGGGCACTGGCCGGCCCggccgtgcccttcccagcggcATTAAGGGAATGCAGCACCCTGCTAAGCACTCTGGGCAGCTAAGGGAACGCAGCACCCTGCTAAGTCCTCCGAGCTCTCAGGAATTTGCCAGCGGCAAGAGACAAAGGCTGAACCAGAGCTTTCCCCCAGACACTTGCAGCTGTCCCGAAAGACTTGATTATTTCAGAGCAGGACACCAGGCTGCAACACACTTAGTTATTGTACTAGAACGTGACCCAGTTTCCTGGTGTGCAAGTGGAATTGTCATTACTCCAGGATAAATAGCAGTGGTTTAAGAGTGGAAGCATTTGGCCTGTAAAGCCATGAAAGGCTGTGCTCATGGAGGCCAGAGGCACACAGAGAAAGTTCCCAGCTGCTGGCAGTTCTGAGCAAGTgcagtgctgctctgcctccAGCTCCGCTCCAGCTGTGGGGGCAGGCACACAGCTTTGTGCTCTTTATACATACATCTATTTGCTGATTGCATATATTTAGCATTTCTgtaaaagaaaatgaaaccatGTAGCCATTTAGGACAGCTACTGCCATGTTGGACTGTAATTTTGTCCTGCCAAATGCCTGCTGGTTTAGGGGCTGCCTGGTGGCTCTGCTCACATGTCCCACCTGCGGAGCAGGAATCTGGCTCTGTGGCCAGGCAGGATGGGGCTGCTGCACCCCTCAGCGCAGGGTTTGGGCTCTTCTCCTCCCTTCAGGCCACAGTCCAAGGACAGCAGGATGAGTACTGCCCTTGGCACTTAGTCCCATCTTTTCCCAGGATCTCCCAggctgtgtgacagtgacagtggcccCCCTCggtgctgctccatccctggcaccagcagctccataaGCCTGCTCCTGCGCTACCCCTTGGATGATTTTAGCTGATGCCTCAAGGAGCTGCCTTTGCACTTGTCCGTCAGCCAGAACCCATAATTAGGGCACCCAGTGGGACTCCATTAATGCTCAGACATTGGAGGATGTGAGCTGGAGGAATGGTTGTTTGTTTTCCAtaaacataagtaaataaagtcCTATTCAGTTTCTAATTTTATGCCCTGCAAGGGAAATTCCCAAGCagggttggttttgtttgcttggtaAGTATCCCTAATAACCCTCCtaaaagtgctgctgtgcttgccCAAATATGAATTAAGGAATTATATTTGCATAGATGGAGACAGTGACTGTCGCTTGGTTTTGTGATTGGAAGCTTGTTAATgaaaacataaatataaatatatataaattgtCTCCTGTCAATTCAGTTGGATATCCTGGGTTTGTTTCACGTGCCTTGTGGCTGCACCAGGAATGAGAGGCACACAGAGTCCCAGCAGAAagctgtgcccaccctgtgtCACTGCCCAGACAGAGCGGTGCAGTGCTGGGTGGCTGTGGGGTTGTAATGGGAGCTGCACCCCTTGTCCTAAGCAGCCAATCCCATATTTTAATCCTGACACTATTTCaagaggcacaggcacagcctgagcTGGCATCAGTAGGGACCAGCCAGTAAATCCAAGTGGACCTAAAAGTGAGGAGCCAGCTCCCTCATTCCCATCTATTTATATTGATTTAAAAGCCACTGCACCATGTTGCTCAGGAAACTACTTCAGTacactttaaattaaaaaaaggaaaaacataaGTCTAGGTGGCAAATAAATCCACTGAAAAAAGGGTAAATAGAGATCCTAGTTTTCTGCTATTTTGTTCTTGTTTTAGGCAAGAAATCCTTCAGCATGTTGACGTCATCAAAAACTTTTCTCTGATCAAGAGCAGCGTTCGGATCGGGCAGCTGATGCACTACGATTACTCCAGCCATAAGTATGTGTTTGCCATCAGCAACAACTTCAGGTCTCTGCTGCCTGACGTGTCTCCCATCATGAACAAGCACTACAACATCTGTGCTGTGGTCGGCAACAGCGGGATCCTGACCGGGAGCCAGTGCGGGCAGGAAATTGATAAATCGGATTTTGTCTTCCGCTGCAACTTTGCTCCGACCGAGGCTTTCCAGAAAGATGTTGGAAGGAAAACCAACCTTACCACCTTCAACCCCAGCATCCTGGAGAAGTATTACAACAACCTCTTGACCATTCAGGATCGCAACAACTTCTTTCTAAGTTTGAAAAAGCTCGACGGGGCCATCCTTTGGATCCCCGCTTTTTTCTTCCACACGTCGGCGACAGTCACAAGAACACTGGTTGACTTCTTTGTTGAGCACAGAGGGCAGCTAAAGGTCCAGCTGGCTTGGCCAGGAAATATCATGCAGCACGTTAACAGGTGGGTGGCCAAATACATCTGCTAACAATTTTCCCTCTCATGCCTGATGTGGGAGGCACATCTGGCTAGTCAGGAGCACTGCTTGCCAGAGCCACTGACGTTTTGTGGTTGCTTCAGAACAGCCTCCAGCTACTTCTGAGCAGCCTGAGTCTGAGTCCCCCTTGTTTTCCCAGGTACTGGCGGAACAAGCACCTGTCCCCGAAGCGGCTGAGCACAGGTATCCTCATGTACACCCTGGCCTCGGCCATCTGTGACGAGATCCACCTGTACGGGTTCTGGCCCTTCGCCTTCGACCCCAACACGCGGGAGGACCTCCCGTACCACTACTACGACAAGAAGGGAACCAAGTTCACCACCAAGTGGCAGGAGTCCCACCAGCTGCCTGCAGAGTTCCAGCTGCTCTACAGGATGCACGGTGAAGGACTGGCCAAACTCACCTTGTCGCATTGTGCCTAAGAACCTAAATCTTGAAGTGCCAAACAATTGTCTAAAAAAGTGCCCAAAACCAAATTAAACATTCTTCAGATAGAATTCTAAAAAGGAAACAAACCCACCCTAGAATATTTCCATAATTTAAAGATGCTTTTTAGCTACTGCTCATCCAAGGTTTCAGCATATTTAGCGGTGCAGAAGCTTTTATCATGTTCTGTGGATGCGATTTGTGCAGCTGCAAAGTTGAAACATTTTGCATTTCTAGATAAGCCACTCAGTATGTTTTAATATCTGTTCATATTTTAGCATTCTACTAAATACCCTAAATAATTTTATTGTTCCTTGCCATTAGAGCTAGAAATGCTACTTTTAAAAGGTTTTGCTTCTTTTGTATCTGTTGCTGTCAATAGCTCAGCGTTGCCGTGGCCGATGGAGAAAGCCACTCGGAATTCCAGCGCATTGTCACGCGCAAGCTCCTCAGTGTGGATCCTGATTTCCACCACTTGGGTATTTTCCTATTTACtgaattttacattttttaaagaaTAACAAGAAGAAGGTCACAAAGTGGCTCATACCTTAGCTAGGTGTTTATATCACTCTTGGAATACTTCAGTGTTTTAATTCCTTTTCGGGACAGATCCTAGTCCAGACTAAACAGATGGAGGCATGTTCATTCCCATCCAGCTGATGCTATTCTGTCATTTGATTTTAAACTTAAACCACCACAATATACAGAATTAGGCTTCTCTGGAGACCTATTTGGTGAGAAAAGCCCCAAACCTCATccctctgcttgggcagggactggcAGGATGGGCAAAAATGGAAGCCAGGTGCTGAGATTTTTAAAACCAGTTTTTGTAGGGAAGTGAGCAGAGCTGGAGTGTAGGGAAGAGGCAATGCCATGACAAAATTTCCCCATTTATGTCTGTAACTTACCAGTCAGCCAGCTGGAGCAGCGTCCCCCTTTCCCCATCACCAGCAGCACTCCGAGGCAGACAGGGCAGCTGCTTCCTTGGCACCACAGGAAATCCAGCTGTTTGGGGACAGGACAAACAATAGGGTCACTTACAGTTGGGGGGTGTTGGCCATTACGTCTCAGGATAAAGCCTGGGAAATAACTGGGTTTCTTATGAGTATGCTGGCAAGTATTTAACCATTTTTTACTGTTCTGAGTGAGAACTGACCCCACAATGACAGAAGATGCACAATCCAGTATTTAAAATGGCACAAGTTAATTTTCCTTAGCTTCTTTACCTGTGTTCAGACATAGGAGATGAGGAAGGAGATCTCCAGCACAGCACCCAAGCTGAGCAGCCCAGGCATGTCCTGGTGCCCACTGCAGCCAGGATGGGTATCCCCAACACCCCTGGGTGGATAAGGAGCTGGTGGCTTTCTCCTTCATTGGAAATACCTCACATTTCCCAGCTCATGGAGCCACAGTGGGGCAGTGGTGAtgtccccccagtgccagcaagggCTGTGGGGTCACTGCCTCTGGGAGTGGTGGGGCTGGCAGTgaccaggcaccactgcagggacACTTCTCCACGTGCTGGAGCACACAGATGGTTTTGGCCCAAGCCAGAAAttgcacagggaaagaagagctcTGCTCTGGTCGTTACTGAAGGGCAGGAATGAATAATTTCTGCTATTGTTTCCTATGGAGCTGTACAACAGCCGTGCTGGTCACTGAGGCCCATGTAAAGCAGTGCCCAGCAACTCCAATCCTAAAGGCAAAGAGCCCACGGGGGCAGAAGGGTCACCCCAAACCCTGAGTGACCCTTCTTGGCCTCTCTAAATGCCAGATATTTTTATCAAGAGGCCTTTTACCAGTTTCCTGTGGGGACCCATCACTTCTCCTCAGCAAATTAAAGAAATGAGAGCTATTATCATTATACTGGCATGAAAGCGGGGAGCAGTGTGCTCCATACAGTTCTGGAACGTCCCGTGGTCCTGGAGAGGGGCAGAACCCCCTGCCAGTCCTGGCGTCACCACCAGAACTTTCCAAAAGCACAAAGAGGCACCAAATGCAGAGAAGGAAGCACAAAACTGACTGCAAATATTTGGAAATGGGAATACAGAAAAATTATTGACAGAACGCCATATTACATCATTGATTTTTAAGCAAAAGCATCGATGCTCCAGACCCACATTGAACATTTCAGAATCATTGATTTTAATGGGGACTTCTGCCCCGTGATcgatggcacagcacagcccaaagTAAATTGCTTCTTAGTATCAATATTCTTTTGCCCAAGCTTGTGCAAGGTGGAAAACCATCTCAAAGTGCACAGCTTTTGTTCTGCCAGGTGGGCtctgagggacaggtgaggatgGCAGGGGATGGACAAGACAGTGGCTGAGGAGGAGAGGCTCTTTGGGACTGCCTCTCTCCAGCACAAATGCCTTTGCATTAATAAAAAAGCATCTTTATTATTTATTGAATAGTTATTGACAAGGTGCTGGGGGCTGCCCTCCTCGCTCAGGACAGCCAGTGGCCCCTGCAAGTGGCATCACCTTCCCTCTCTTTGGCCCCAAACCTTCCTGCATGAATTGCTGATGGTTCAGGGAGAACTCTCCTTCCCATGACTGAATGTCTAGACAAGCCAACAGAGCTAATGCAGCGTGATCAATACCTGTAAGTACAAAACATTTGAGGCTCCAAAATCCAGACAAGTCCTCCTGAGCAGCCCCCTCTGTTGGGAGACCCTGCTTGGCCCTGGGCTGCCAGGACAGTGTCCAGTGGCAGCCACATTCCTCTCCAGCCCCTTTGCCAAGGGTGTACATAGGACTGGGAATACATGTTCCCTCTCTTCTTTCATACATCTTGGCTCTCTGTTTTTGTTGCTTGCATCTCCTTGGTGAATGGTAGCAAGGCAGATGAAAACAGGCATTTGGCTACCAGGTTTAGTTGTAACACTAAGCCAAAAAGCAAGAGATTGTGAAACAGAGCTAACTGTGAATGGAGGCTGCAAAAACAGGGCAAATAGGAAAAAGCAGGTTTTCTGTAAATTAATGTGTCTTTATTTCAATGGCTCTACAGTTCGATGCCTGATGGAGTTGTTTtcgataaaaaataaaaacacaaaaaaaaaaaagaaaaaaaatgccatAATTGTAATAAAGGTTTCATTAGTAAGGGCCATACTAAAAGCATCGTTTATTTTTCAATGGCTGATGTTCATAAAGGGCCAGGGCACCTTTCAGGCGAGTGGTGGGAAGGACGCTGCAAGCGGATCTGCTCCAGCCCCATGACCACGGAGAGCCTTGGgacaggggctgagggctggcgccaggctgtgtgtgtccccagggctggcaccaggctCTGTGAGTCCCCaggctgtgtgtgtccccagcccaggctggagcacagcacTTGGTGCCCTGGCTCCCCTCGGCACGAGCATCGGGGCTCGGGAGCTCTCAGTGTGATCCTGTGGTGAGATGTGCCTGCAGCATTGACTCATGTGCCATAACCTGATATTGAATGcattgtttttaaataaaatggTTTCTTGTGCATTGGGAGTCTGTAAAACTCCACTGCCTCTGCTTCTTCCTTATTATTATTTCCCAAACTGCTCAGGGCCACTGATAGGTTTTACTGGAAAACTTCACCAGAGGAGTTGCCAAAAGTGTTGCTTAATGCTGCCTATATTTAATTATGCAGTGCAACAGGCTTGGTGTCATGGATCAAATTCTGCACTCCTGTGAAATAGGTGAAGATAAAAAGTGTGGGAATGTGGGCAGTGATTGGCTCAGGGTATTTGCTCATTAAGGTGAAATACATCCCCAGGAACATTTTACAGCCCATTGCTGTTTCTTGTTCCAGGTGCCCTGCTGCTGGCTCCAGCACTGCACTGCCCTCACTGGCAGGAATTCTGCCGTGTGCTTTTAGGAGCTCACGTGAACTGCCAGGACCGAGTCCCCCAGGCTGGCAGGCACAGGAGCAGAGCCATGCCAGatgctctgtctgtgctgtgtCCCACCACTAACACCCACTACAGCCCATACATTTATCCTTGAGACCAttctggcagagaggcagggatCTATAGTCCTATAACccaatttggggatggggatggcataggaaaaatcctttccttcctCTCCCGCTGGTAAATGTGAGGAAGGCTCTGCTGGCCatgggtgctggggctggagggtgccagTGGCCAGCATGCTTGAGCCCCCTGCCCCATGTCCAGCCCTGtcctgaggggctgcagctgctcgCTCTGCAGAGAACGGGCTTGTGACAGCAGTTTCAAAATGCCAAAGAAAACACTTGCAACGTTTGTTTGAAAGCAGGTGAAAATGACACCTGCAGGCCCTGGCCAGCTGCTTTAGAGGAGAGCTCTCTGTGCCTGTGCCGTGTCCTGCACTGAGGTGTCACCCTGGAGTcaccctttcctgcatggtttgggTCAGGTGCGGGTGCTGCAGGACACTACAGAAAACCCCAGAGAACAAAAGAGGAGAGGAATTAAATTTCATATTCCCAGGGGAGCCACAGCCCAAACCAGAGGGATGCTGGGCAAGAAAGCTCAGCCAGGCCGGGTCACTCCCCAGGTTTGTCCCAGCCTGCCATCCCTGGCCACCCCACCGCTGCCTCTTGGGGGGAGCAAGGACACCGGCGGTGGCAGGggaggctggctgcaggcagacaGGAGAAGGGAAGCTAACAAAGaaaccccctcctccctcccccaggagcagggacagcctcTGGCAAAGGCAGCCATGCAGGCAGGGAACGCTGTCCcgctgggcag from Melospiza melodia melodia isolate bMelMel2 chromosome W, bMelMel2.pri, whole genome shotgun sequence carries:
- the ST8SIA3 gene encoding sia-alpha-2,3-Gal-beta-1,4-GlcNAc-R:alpha 2,8-sialyltransferase — protein: MRSCKMVRVASVLGLVMLSVALLILSLISYVSLKKDNIFGAPRAAGPRMYMFHAGFRSQFALKFLDPSFVPLTNSLGQELQDKPSKWVFNRSAFAHQRQEILQHVDVIKNFSLIKSSVRIGQLMHYDYSSHKYVFAISNNFRSLLPDVSPIMNKHYNICAVVGNSGILTGSQCGQEIDKSDFVFRCNFAPTEAFQKDVGRKTNLTTFNPSILEKYYNNLLTIQDRNNFFLSLKKLDGAILWIPAFFFHTSATVTRTLVDFFVEHRGQLKVQLAWPGNIMQHVNRYWRNKHLSPKRLSTGILMYTLASAICDEIHLYGFWPFAFDPNTREDLPYHYYDKKGTKFTTKWQESHQLPAEFQLLYRMHGEGLAKLTLSHCA